GGCAATAGAGTGGCCAGAAGGTAGAATCTACCCTTAGGCACTACTCAGTATGTAATGAAAGAATAACTTATTGCTTAATGGCAACAGGTTTGGCAAAGAAGAAATCCGGACGGATATTGATCATCAGATAGGCCCACTGCGGACTTTTGTCAGCTTTATCTACAGATCCCAGTTTGGCATACTCCAGTGTATTAGTTGCTTTCATAAAGCAATACCCCAGCTCCAGATTGGTAAACTTACTGAGGTTATAGTTTACAATCAGATCCACTTCGCTTCCCATACCATTATCAAATCGGGTGCTGGCTTTGCCATCTGTTCCTTTCAGGTATTGGGACTTAGCCAGCGAAAAATGATGGTAGTCTAATGCGATAAAGAAATCTTTAGCAGTATACTTTGTTTTGAAGTAGATGTTATTCAGGCCACCAACTGCAGAACCTGTTCCTACATAGAAATAATCCATATATCCCCAGAACTTGTGTGGTGTACCATACAGCGGATCAAAACGATTGTCAGTAGTAGATATAGAAACAGCACCTGTACCTCCTCCAACAGCTTCATTGCCGGACAGATAATCCCAACCAGGGCCAAAGCTGAATTTACCTCTCTGGAATGTCAGCGCTACTGTATAGTGACTGGCTTTCAGATTTCTGCCATCTTTATTCTTTCCACTTTGCCAGTAGGCAGCCGCTGTTATATTGGTTTTAAAGCCAGAAGCATTGCCAATAGTCTTATTAATCATCAGTCCATAGGTGATACGGCTGTTTACACCTGCCTGATCATACCGGCGTCCATATACATAGCCTGTATCAGCTCCGGAAATATTACGAATAGAATCACTGCGATATTTACTAAAATCATCTTTGAAGAGGAGTCCGGAAACTTTTGTCTGACCAAACTTACGGCTCACATACAGAAACTGCATGGACTTGTACATCTGATTCATGCCATTGGTACTAGGATTGTTAGCCAGACGCAGGCTCCCTCCTTTTCCATTAGTAGGGATAAAGCCACCAGGCACAGCGACAAGATTTCCTTTGGTATCTGTAGTGTAAGCAGGTACATTGGCCGCTACATAGTTTGTCCCCGTAACGCCAAAAGCATCGGTATTCTGATTAAAACCAGCCCCCAGATCAACCTGCCAGCCTTTGTGTTGCGCTTTGAGTAAGGCAGCATCATGGCGACGAGCCTGCTGCAACCAGTCCAGGTCACCCAGCAACCGCACATCATCATAGATAAGCGTCTGACGGCCAATTTTAAAAGAGAGATTTTCTACCAGTTTAAATTTAATGGTGGTATCAGCACTATTAGCCAGTGTTACTTCTCCCCAGGCTTCATGAACCATAAAGCGGCTCCCATCCGCATTACTAATAGAAGAGGCATCCTGTCCCCATACCCGTACATCCTGTACAGAAAAATTAAACAGCAGCCGATCCCATCTATAGCCAAATGCCAGACGAGCACGTTGAGAGGTAAAAAATGCAGGTTTTGCACCTTTCAGATTCAGAGTACCTAACCCATC
This genomic stretch from Xanthocytophaga agilis harbors:
- a CDS encoding alginate export family protein, yielding MSKKLHFQGLIALFVTFCSLSQASAQFTLSGQLRTRTELRDGLGTLNLKGAKPAFFTSQRARLAFGYRWDRLLFNFSVQDVRVWGQDASSISNADGSRFMVHEAWGEVTLANSADTTIKFKLVENLSFKIGRQTLIYDDVRLLGDLDWLQQARRHDAALLKAQHKGWQVDLGAGFNQNTDAFGVTGTNYVAANVPAYTTDTKGNLVAVPGGFIPTNGKGGSLRLANNPSTNGMNQMYKSMQFLYVSRKFGQTKVSGLLFKDDFSKYRSDSIRNISGADTGYVYGRRYDQAGVNSRITYGLMINKTIGNASGFKTNITAAAYWQSGKNKDGRNLKASHYTVALTFQRGKFSFGPGWDYLSGNEAVGGGTGAVSISTTDNRFDPLYGTPHKFWGYMDYFYVGTGSAVGGLNNIYFKTKYTAKDFFIALDYHHFSLAKSQYLKGTDGKASTRFDNGMGSEVDLIVNYNLSKFTNLELGYCFMKATNTLEYAKLGSVDKADKSPQWAYLMINIRPDFFFAKPVAIKQ